A genomic segment from Pseudoduganella chitinolytica encodes:
- a CDS encoding UDP-N-acetylmuramoyl-tripeptide--D-alanyl-D-alanine ligase, which translates to MRATIAEIMKALPGARYVGPAGDLPFDGVSTDSRTAAPGALFVALRGEVFDAHAFLPQVAQRNVAAVVVDTLPDGWTLPAIVVPDTLVALGRIANHWRRRFALPLIGVTGSNGKTTVKEMIAAILAAQAGEEGRLATRGNLNNEIGVPLTLFRLAQAHRSAVVELGMNHPGEIGRLAAIAAPTIGLVNNAQREHQEFMHTVEAVARENGSVLAALPADGVAVFPDQDEFTPIWRELAGTRRVLTFGLTKDADVSCTFRADDFGNQMFVTIRTDGAPLQFFVGLQAAGEHNVRNALAAIACTYAAGIAPEKIKEGLDHFAPVSGRLQRKQAGNGAVVIDDTYNANPDSVRAAIDVLAGAPAPRVLVLGDMGEVGTQGREYHEEIAAYAAGKGIDQVLVTGELAAHMRAHARHFEQFDALLSAVDAAVTPETTVLIKGSRFMKMERVVQHLIGSQQANKDSH; encoded by the coding sequence ATGCGCGCGACCATTGCCGAGATCATGAAAGCGCTGCCGGGCGCCCGCTACGTCGGGCCGGCCGGCGACCTGCCGTTCGACGGCGTATCCACCGACAGCCGCACGGCGGCCCCGGGCGCGCTGTTCGTCGCGCTGCGTGGCGAGGTATTCGATGCGCACGCGTTCCTGCCGCAGGTCGCGCAACGCAATGTGGCCGCTGTCGTCGTCGACACGCTGCCGGATGGCTGGACGCTGCCCGCCATTGTCGTGCCGGACACGCTGGTCGCGCTGGGCCGCATCGCCAACCACTGGCGCCGTCGCTTCGCGCTGCCGCTGATCGGCGTCACGGGCAGCAACGGCAAGACGACGGTCAAGGAGATGATCGCCGCGATCCTGGCCGCCCAGGCTGGGGAAGAGGGCCGGCTGGCCACGCGCGGCAACCTCAATAACGAGATCGGCGTGCCGCTGACGCTGTTCCGCCTGGCGCAGGCGCACCGCTCGGCGGTCGTAGAACTGGGCATGAACCACCCCGGCGAGATCGGCCGGCTGGCCGCGATTGCCGCACCGACGATCGGCCTGGTGAACAACGCCCAGCGCGAGCACCAGGAATTCATGCACACGGTGGAAGCGGTGGCACGCGAGAACGGCTCCGTGCTGGCGGCCTTGCCGGCCGACGGCGTCGCCGTGTTCCCGGACCAGGACGAGTTCACGCCCATCTGGCGCGAGCTGGCCGGCACGCGCCGCGTGCTGACGTTCGGCCTGACCAAGGACGCGGATGTCAGCTGCACGTTCCGCGCCGACGATTTCGGCAACCAGATGTTCGTCACGATACGTACCGACGGGGCGCCGCTGCAGTTCTTCGTCGGCCTGCAGGCGGCCGGCGAGCACAACGTCCGCAATGCGCTGGCGGCCATTGCGTGCACCTACGCGGCCGGCATCGCGCCGGAAAAGATCAAGGAAGGGCTGGACCACTTCGCCCCCGTCAGCGGCCGCCTGCAAAGGAAGCAGGCGGGCAACGGCGCCGTCGTCATCGACGACACGTACAACGCCAATCCCGACTCCGTGCGCGCCGCCATCGACGTGCTGGCCGGTGCCCCCGCGCCGCGCGTGCTGGTGCTGGGCGACATGGGCGAAGTGGGCACGCAGGGGCGCGAGTACCACGAAGAGATTGCCGCCTATGCGGCAGGCAAGGGCATCGACCAGGTGCTCGTCACGGGCGAGCTGGCCGCGCACATGCGCGCGCACGCACGCCATTTCGAACAATTCGACGCGCTGCTGTCCGCCGTGGACGCGGCGGTAACGCCGGAGACGACCGTATTGATCAAGGGCTCCCGTTTCATGAAGATGGAACGGGTCGTGCAGCATTTGATTGGATCGCAACAAGCTAACAAGGACTCACACTAA
- a CDS encoding UDP-N-acetylmuramoyl-L-alanyl-D-glutamate--2,6-diaminopimelate ligase: protein MSDMKNNKDISNWIKQAAPTGQLASDSRRIKAGDVFFAYPGEGTGDGRQFIGAAIAQGAAAVVYDPAGFDWQPEWTVASLAVPDLKRQAGPIAHAFYDMPDAAMFTVGVTGTNGKTSSAVWLGHALARAGDTAAVIGTLGVALFQGRAEPEFDATGYTTPDQVLLARTLADCRAAGASALAIEVSSIGLEQGRVDGMHFDVALFTNLTRDHLDFHGTMAAYEAAKRRLFEWPGLKHAVINLDDAAGLRLAQHVAAQGQAIVTGYTLKDAATQPDLPGVTMLRAAQVRTRSAGTEFNLDSPLGGAHVRTQLVGSFNVSNALGVLGALLAKGLPLRAAVDAIEALTPAPGRMQLVGGNEAPMVVIDYAHTPDALEKTVDVLKAVAQDRNGQLWCVFGCGGDRDPGKRPQMGRIAQAADHVLVTSDNPRSEEPQAIIEQIVAGMDKSLPATVQAIEDRAAAILSAIKHAAKNDVILVAGKGHEPYQEIKGKKLPFSDADHAQLALSARLTMMRPG from the coding sequence ATGAGCGACATGAAGAACAATAAAGACATCAGCAACTGGATCAAGCAGGCCGCGCCCACCGGGCAACTGGCTTCCGACTCGCGCCGAATCAAGGCGGGGGACGTGTTCTTCGCCTATCCGGGCGAGGGCACCGGCGACGGCCGCCAATTCATCGGCGCCGCGATCGCGCAGGGCGCCGCGGCCGTCGTCTACGACCCCGCCGGCTTCGACTGGCAACCCGAATGGACGGTGGCCAGCCTGGCCGTGCCGGACTTGAAACGCCAGGCCGGCCCCATCGCGCACGCGTTCTACGACATGCCCGATGCCGCAATGTTCACGGTCGGCGTGACGGGCACCAACGGCAAGACGTCGAGTGCCGTCTGGCTGGGCCATGCGCTGGCCCGCGCCGGCGACACCGCCGCCGTCATCGGCACGCTGGGCGTGGCGCTGTTCCAGGGCCGCGCCGAGCCGGAATTCGACGCCACCGGCTACACGACGCCGGACCAGGTGCTGCTTGCCCGCACGCTGGCCGACTGCCGCGCCGCCGGCGCCAGCGCGCTGGCGATCGAGGTATCGTCCATCGGCCTGGAACAGGGCCGCGTGGACGGCATGCATTTCGACGTGGCGCTGTTTACCAACCTGACGCGCGATCACCTGGATTTTCACGGCACGATGGCGGCGTACGAAGCCGCCAAGCGCCGGCTGTTCGAGTGGCCCGGCCTGAAGCATGCCGTGATCAACCTGGACGACGCGGCCGGCCTGCGCCTGGCGCAGCACGTGGCAGCGCAGGGCCAGGCGATCGTCACGGGTTATACGCTCAAGGATGCGGCCACGCAGCCGGACCTGCCAGGGGTGACGATGCTGCGCGCCGCGCAGGTCCGCACGCGCAGCGCCGGCACCGAGTTCAACCTGGACTCGCCGCTGGGCGGCGCCCACGTGCGCACCCAGCTGGTGGGCTCCTTCAACGTCAGCAACGCGCTGGGCGTGCTGGGCGCGCTGCTGGCGAAAGGGCTGCCGCTGCGCGCGGCGGTAGATGCCATCGAAGCGTTGACGCCAGCGCCGGGCCGCATGCAGCTGGTCGGCGGCAACGAGGCGCCGATGGTCGTCATCGACTACGCCCACACGCCGGATGCGCTGGAAAAAACCGTCGACGTGCTGAAGGCCGTGGCGCAGGACCGCAACGGCCAGCTGTGGTGCGTGTTCGGCTGCGGCGGCGACCGCGATCCGGGCAAGCGGCCGCAGATGGGCCGCATCGCGCAGGCCGCGGATCACGTGCTGGTCACCAGCGACAACCCGCGCAGCGAGGAGCCGCAGGCCATCATCGAACAGATCGTGGCCGGCATGGACAAGAGCCTGCCCGCCACCGTGCAGGCGATCGAGGACCGCGCCGCCGCGATCCTGTCGGCCATCAAGCACGCGGCCAAGAACGACGTGATCCTCGTGGCCGGCAAGGGCCACGAGCCATACCAGGAAATCAAGGGCAAGAAGCTGCCGTTCTCGGACGCCGACCATGCCCAGCTGGCCCTGTCGGCCCGCTTGACGATGATGAGGCCGGGCTGA
- a CDS encoding peptidoglycan D,D-transpeptidase FtsI family protein, producing MTRASSRASTAAGARVAASKGVSFSRSPVLAVRLPTWRSRVVLFVLFAAFAALAGRALWLQGLSTQFLQRQGEARYARTIELPATRGKIIDRNGQVLASSIPVKAIWAIPDDVLQAPPEKLRELARLLDMSEADLRKKLDSDRNFVYLKRQVEQDVADKIAKLKIDGIDTRKEYKRFYPQGEVMTHVVGFTNVEDVGQESMELAQQKTLVGTPGSRRVIKDRLGHIVEDIGAKHEPHDGKDLVLSVDSKIQYIAFTQLKGAVEKFRAKAGAAVVLDVHTGEVLALANYPSYDPNDRRALTGAQLRNRVMTDSFEPGSTLKPITVALALDKGKVSPHTTIDTGNGRLQILDRPITDTKPHGVITVQQIVEMSSNIGTSKIALSMPAQDMWEMFTKVGFGQQPKWGFPGAVAGRVRPYKSWRPVEQATMSYGNGIAVSLIQLARSYMMFARNGDTIPLTFQKSHEMPVGQQIIKPQTARDMREMLEMVVSGKDGTAKQAQIPGYRVGGKTGTAYKVENGRYAIPRKYIGTFVGIVPMSAPRFIIAVMIDEPTQGGHFGGQVAAPTFAKVAENALRAMNVPPDSTVTEIVAPSDTGPEAM from the coding sequence ATGACCCGCGCCAGCAGCCGTGCGAGCACCGCCGCGGGCGCCCGCGTGGCCGCGTCGAAAGGCGTGTCGTTCTCGCGCAGTCCCGTGCTGGCCGTGCGTCTGCCCACGTGGCGCTCGCGCGTCGTGTTGTTCGTGCTGTTCGCCGCATTCGCCGCGCTGGCCGGCCGCGCCCTGTGGCTGCAAGGCCTGTCCACCCAGTTCCTGCAACGCCAGGGCGAAGCCCGCTACGCCCGTACGATCGAGCTGCCCGCCACGCGCGGCAAGATCATCGACCGCAACGGCCAGGTGCTGGCCTCGTCGATTCCCGTGAAGGCCATCTGGGCCATCCCGGACGACGTGCTGCAGGCGCCGCCGGAGAAGCTGCGCGAACTGGCGCGCCTGCTGGACATGAGCGAGGCCGACCTGCGCAAGAAGCTCGACTCGGACCGCAACTTCGTCTACCTGAAGCGCCAGGTGGAGCAGGACGTGGCCGACAAGATCGCCAAGCTCAAGATCGACGGCATCGACACCCGCAAGGAATACAAGCGCTTCTACCCGCAGGGCGAAGTGATGACGCACGTCGTCGGCTTCACCAACGTGGAGGACGTGGGCCAGGAATCGATGGAGCTGGCGCAGCAGAAGACGCTGGTGGGCACGCCCGGTTCGCGCCGCGTCATCAAGGACCGGCTGGGCCACATCGTCGAGGACATCGGCGCCAAGCACGAACCGCACGACGGCAAGGACCTCGTGCTGTCGGTCGATTCGAAGATCCAGTACATCGCCTTCACGCAGCTGAAGGGCGCGGTGGAAAAATTCAGGGCCAAGGCCGGCGCCGCCGTCGTGCTGGACGTGCACACGGGCGAAGTGCTGGCGCTGGCGAACTACCCCAGCTACGACCCGAACGACCGCCGTGCGCTGACGGGTGCGCAGTTGCGCAACCGCGTGATGACGGACTCGTTCGAACCCGGCTCCACGCTGAAACCCATCACCGTGGCGCTGGCGCTGGACAAGGGCAAGGTCTCGCCGCACACGACGATCGACACGGGCAACGGCCGCCTGCAGATCCTCGACCGCCCGATTACCGATACCAAGCCGCACGGCGTCATTACCGTGCAGCAGATCGTCGAGATGTCGTCCAATATCGGTACGTCGAAGATTGCGCTGTCGATGCCCGCGCAGGACATGTGGGAGATGTTTACCAAGGTCGGCTTCGGCCAGCAGCCGAAGTGGGGCTTCCCCGGCGCCGTGGCGGGCCGGGTGCGGCCTTACAAATCGTGGCGGCCGGTCGAGCAGGCCACGATGAGTTACGGTAACGGCATCGCGGTATCGCTGATCCAGCTGGCGCGTTCGTACATGATGTTCGCCCGCAACGGCGACACGATCCCGCTGACGTTCCAGAAATCGCACGAGATGCCGGTCGGCCAGCAGATCATCAAGCCGCAGACGGCACGCGACATGCGCGAGATGCTGGAGATGGTCGTCTCCGGCAAGGACGGCACGGCCAAGCAGGCACAGATTCCCGGCTACCGCGTGGGCGGCAAGACCGGCACGGCTTATAAGGTGGAAAACGGCCGCTATGCGATACCGCGCAAGTACATCGGTACGTTCGTCGGCATCGTGCCGATGTCGGCGCCGCGCTTCATCATCGCCGTGATGATCGACGAACCCACGCAGGGTGGTCACTTTGGCGGCCAGGTGGCCGCGCCCACGTTCGCCAAGGTCGCGGAAAACGCGCTGCGGGCCATGAACGTGCCACCCGACTCCACGGTCACGGAAATCGTCGCGCCGAGCGATACCGGACCGGAGGCCATGTAA
- the ftsL gene encoding cell division protein FtsL gives MSGKINAVLAALLVICALSLVRSQYEARHLFIELERAQSQARQLDIEWAQLQLDQSTLGKHARIEEIARRDLEMTPLTPARTQYLTEGGQ, from the coding sequence ATGAGCGGCAAGATCAACGCCGTGCTGGCCGCGCTGCTGGTCATCTGCGCGCTGTCGCTGGTGCGCTCGCAGTACGAGGCGCGCCATCTGTTCATCGAACTGGAACGAGCGCAGTCGCAGGCCCGCCAACTCGACATCGAATGGGCCCAGCTGCAGCTGGACCAGTCCACCCTGGGCAAGCACGCCCGTATCGAGGAAATCGCCCGGCGCGACCTCGAGATGACGCCGCTGACGCCGGCCCGCACGCAATACCTGACGGAGGGCGGCCAATGA
- the rsmH gene encoding 16S rRNA (cytosine(1402)-N(4))-methyltransferase RsmH, translated as MTNTAVPEFQHRTVLLDEAVDALAIAGARADGIYIDGTFGRGGHSRLLLSRLGANGRLIAFDKDPQAIATAQGIADARFTIVHDSFATMAAALAERGIAHVDGVLLDLGISSPQVDDAARGFSFRNDGPLDMRMDTTRGISAAQWLATESEQTLEKVIREYGEERFAFQIAKAIVARRAVEPISTTRQLAGLVAGAVKTREKGKDPATRTFQAIRIFVNKELEDLEAGLKQAYDALAVGGIMAVISFHSLEDRIVKRFFAERVNVAQPDRRLPIRAVDLPQPEMKLLGKMKPSDAEVDANPRARSAVMRVAQRLATNHPGAAT; from the coding sequence ATGACCAACACAGCGGTGCCAGAATTCCAGCATCGTACGGTGCTGCTAGATGAAGCGGTCGATGCGCTCGCCATTGCCGGCGCGCGCGCGGACGGCATCTACATCGACGGCACCTTCGGCCGCGGTGGCCACAGCCGCCTGCTGCTGTCGCGCCTTGGCGCCAATGGCCGCCTGATCGCGTTCGACAAGGACCCGCAGGCCATCGCCACCGCGCAAGGCATCGCCGACGCGCGTTTCACCATCGTCCACGACAGCTTCGCCACGATGGCGGCGGCGCTGGCCGAACGCGGAATCGCGCACGTGGACGGCGTGCTGCTGGACCTGGGCATCTCGTCGCCCCAGGTCGACGACGCGGCACGCGGTTTCTCTTTCCGCAATGACGGCCCGCTCGATATGCGCATGGACACCACGCGCGGCATCTCGGCGGCACAGTGGCTTGCCACGGAATCCGAACAGACACTGGAAAAGGTGATCAGGGAATATGGGGAAGAACGGTTTGCTTTTCAGATTGCAAAGGCGATTGTTGCTCGCCGGGCAGTCGAGCCAATTTCAACCACACGACAGCTTGCCGGCCTCGTGGCAGGCGCGGTCAAAACCCGGGAGAAGGGCAAGGATCCGGCCACAAGGACCTTTCAGGCTATCCGGATTTTCGTCAATAAAGAGCTTGAAGACCTCGAAGCAGGTCTGAAGCAGGCCTACGACGCGCTGGCGGTGGGCGGCATCATGGCCGTCATCAGCTTCCATTCGCTGGAAGACCGTATCGTCAAGCGCTTCTTCGCCGAGCGTGTCAACGTGGCGCAGCCGGATCGCCGGCTGCCGATCCGCGCCGTCGACCTGCCGCAGCCCGAGATGAAGCTGCTGGGGAAGATGAAGCCGTCGGACGCCGAAGTGGACGCCAACCCGCGCGCCCGCTCCGCCGTGATGCGCGTGGCGCAACGCCTGGCCACGAACCATCCGGGAGCGGCGACATGA
- the mraZ gene encoding division/cell wall cluster transcriptional repressor MraZ, translating to MFQGASAITLDAKGRMSIPAKHRDALSIQCEGRLTLTKHPDGCLLMYPRPVWEAKRDQIAAWPMSARGWQRILLGNASDVEMDSAGRILIAPELRDAVGLGRDVVLSGMLTHFEIWDPVKRAENEQATIDVGMPDALSDFSF from the coding sequence GTGTTCCAGGGCGCGTCCGCAATCACTCTCGATGCGAAGGGCAGGATGTCTATTCCAGCCAAGCATCGTGACGCACTGAGCATTCAGTGCGAAGGACGCCTCACGCTGACCAAGCACCCGGACGGCTGCCTGCTGATGTATCCCCGTCCCGTGTGGGAAGCCAAGCGCGACCAGATCGCCGCGTGGCCCATGTCCGCACGCGGCTGGCAGCGCATCCTGCTGGGCAACGCCAGCGACGTGGAAATGGACTCGGCCGGCCGCATCCTGATCGCGCCGGAACTGCGCGACGCCGTCGGCCTGGGCCGCGACGTCGTCCTGTCCGGCATGTTGACCCACTTTGAAATCTGGGATCCGGTCAAGCGCGCCGAAAACGAGCAGGCGACCATCGATGTCGGCATGCCCGACGCCCTGTCCGATTTCTCCTTCTGA